The Arabidopsis thaliana chromosome 5, partial sequence genomic interval TTTTCACAAATTAAGTAAGACCCCTAAacttctattttatttataaagagccacaaatattataatttcacAAATACACCCATGTGTTCCAGTTGTTTGAGTAAAATCTACTTCAATTGATTTGCCAAAGGCTTGCCTCATGGCTTATTCTTCAGTACCAAGCTGTTTCCATGGCTATCTTCTCCATCGTTGTTCGTTCTCCACCACACAATTTTTCTCGGGTTCTCTCTCTTGTGGCTTCTCTGCTTCTACCAATTCAAGACTAAGAACATGTGTCAAATTCGAGAAGTTTCAGGGTGACTCTCCTCTTGAACAGAACacttcagtttcttcttcctcttctgttTCACAGGAACTACCATTAGAAGAAGCTCAAGACcaactagaagaagaagaagatgatgatgagttcAGTAATTTTGTccgtttgttttctttattattcgattatactttattttctGTGAATTGGGTTTTCATTGTGAAGGAAGAACCATTGAATTCAATTCAAAGTTGATCACTTTTCATcagtttctttgttatttttgtgtgaCTATTGGAACATAAGGCTAAAAAAGATGTTTTTATCGTTACTGTTTTTCAGCTGTTTGCCTAATGATTTGGAAGGAGCTGTTAGGCAATCAGGTGAAGCAGGTGCTGCGTTTGTGAACTCAGGAGGAAATAGAGCTATTGTAAGGGCTAGTAGTATACAAATTTGTAATCTTTGGTGGGGAAAAAGAATGAGATTTGGTATCAGCTTTAAGATTCTGACTCTGAAATCTTGTAGGTGGAGCTTTTGATTCCTCAGCTGCAGTTTTTAGACGATGAAGGTGCACAAGCTGAACTTTGGGACCTTTCGCGTGTTTTCTTGGAGACTCTCATTAAAGAAACAGGTTGTGAGGTAAGCTAAAACAGTTTGTATAATACCTTTACATGAAACATTTTATCAGTCGATGACTCGTAGCGCTTGGAAATGTTGTTGCCAGAGAGTTAAAGCTGTATTTCCAGACGCTGGAGCTGCTGCATTGCTAAAATACCGGTGGAAAGATGCAACGTTCGGATTTGCTAGGTAAGTTGGCTTACATCTTGAGAGCTTAATAGTTTTTCGTTCGAAAGAGTCTGTAGAAATATGCAGTCATGTTCTTTGTTGTGATGCAGCTTAAGTGACCGGAAACCtgtggagaaagaagatgagatcaTTGTCATGGTTGTTCCTGATTACCAAATGCTGGAATATGTTGAGAAAATTGCTAATGGGCTTGCTGATGACCCGGTAACTAAATCTGTCAAATCTTTAATTTCAACTTTGCTAAGAACCTTTAGTACTAACATTAAGAAGGCatttctttgtgttctttcaAGCCAAGGCCTCTCATTATGTGGAACCCTCGTCTTATAAGCGAGGAAGTCGGGGTTGGGTTTAACGTGAGAAAACTAAGGCGTTACTTCCTAAGGTAAAAGGCAAAATCCTTAATGAGACTTGACAAGGTTTTTGACGTAACATCAATAActgttcttttcattttggCTCTTCTAGTTCATTCACTACGGTTTACTCTATGAGACCTCTGGCTGCTGGTGCTGTTTTCAGGTGTTATCCTGGGTAAGACTCAGActtggtttttcttatttgattaaGTCCATGTAGATACGGTTTAACGAGTACAAGCTGATCATTTTCTATcctcatttatttttctagtaAGTGGAAAGTCTTCTATGATAACAAAGACAGACCAGGCCGATACCTACTCGCTAAAGAACTCATTGGTCGACCTGATGCAGAGGATCTTGAGGTCAATTGAGTACTAGATTTAATTGAGTTGAAAAATTCTTATATCATGAAAAAAATTGGGTGCAAATCCTAGTTCCATAGCTTGTTTTGCTGCAATTTCATTGatgaaatgttttctttttgcagaTAATATATGGGGGAGTAGAAGAGAAATCAGAAGAAGGGCCATCTTTAATGAGTCAAGCTGCTGGAATTTTCTCATCCATTAACAGGTTCATGAAATCAATGTGAAGATGATTTCTTCTCTGCAGTGTAATACTATTCACATGTCCTGGTATTAGAAATGTAACCAAAGGGTATTACTGTATATCTTTCTATGCTATTACATCATGAAGAGTATAATACGTACTGGTAAAGAGTTCTGTTCCTTCTATACTTCAGTGAACCACTCTGGTCGAGAAAATTAATCCGAATCAACCCAAAAGTCAGTTTTGTACCTAAACTGCAGTCTGCAGATACTATGTACTAGTTCTATCATCATAACATGAAAATATCGAAGTTTTGCAACTTGTTCTGTTTGCGATTGACACTTTGTCTATCCTAAGCTGGAAATGCTACCTAGAGTTCTTGAGAGCCTTCAGAATCTAAAATGACTCGTCATAGTGGTGGTGATGACTTGCACGACCCAAGAGTTTAACATAAGAAacgttttgtttctttcttatgtgttatacatgtttttatggtgtgtgtgtgtttttataaCAGGATTTGGATATGACCACAGAAAGGGAGGAACTAAAACTTTCATCATCCGTGCCTCTGTTTGATGTCATCACTCAGAGTTTGCAGATATAAAGAAGCAGCTTCCGTGAAGTTCAAAGCTAAAATGAAAGTGGCAAGGTACACTGTAGAGAACTCAGTGGTTATCAGGAAATTAACTTGTTCTGCATTTGAGTATTTCCATGCTAGAACAAGGGTATCTACAAGGTTTCATAAATCATTGGTTTGCCAATTATAAGAGAGATGACAAATGGAGACTAGATTATTTCATCTAGCTTTGAACTAATATTGTTTTGGATTCTAGAAAACGCAAAACTCGAACTGAACTAAAAGcaaatgtctttttttctaGACCTACCATCAAAACGCAACACACAAATCCAGAAACACCAACACACAACATCAAGCGTATGtgtaaaaacaaagaatttggTTCTGCAATGAAATCCAAAACAGAGCCTTTGATGGGGAAAAATTCAATCTTTGAATCGAAAAGAGTTGttcttccaaaaacaaattaagctTCAGTAAGCATCAACATCACAGAgttttacataaaaatctCATAAAGAAACATATACTACTACTACCTACTCTAGTTCTGTTTGACTCAAcagtttacatatatttttggttttgtattaagtattaactatataaaattCATGAATAATGAATCAGGAAAAAAGATGAATACATTGCTTCTCTATACATTATTACCTATCAATGGTTTTCTCCTTGTTAGTCTTCACAGTAGATTCACCTAATATGATTCACATGAGCAAATGGATCcgtatatttttttgaagcaGCTTTCTTGGTGGTCTTAGGTGGTTCTCCAAAAACATTCCAAAGCCTGAGAGTCTCGTCACCGGCTGCAGAAGCCACGGTACAACCATCCGGACTCTGTGCCATAAAAAGAACTCTTGATGTATGACCATTGAGTTCAGCCATTTTCACCATAGATGGGTACTTCCAAAGTGTAAGCTGGTTCTGTGTAAACCCATGTGAGCTAAGCAACTCTCTTTCACTTTTGCTCCATAACAATGAACAAACTTGAGAGCCAGTTTCTACTGAATTCAAGCAAGCCCCAGTGTGTGTATTCCAGAACTTAATCTTCCCATCACCTACACCACCACCAGTTGCAAGCAAACTCGCTTGGAAAGGGCACCAAGCAAGAGCTCTCACTGCAGCTGTATGTTCCTCAAACCTATGCAGCCATTGCCTAGTTGGGTTTGAGGAAGCGACAGAACGATGATCCCAAATGTGTACTACATTGTCGTTACCACCACTTGCTAGTTTTTTTCCAGATTCTGACCACTTAAGACCACAAACCTCTTCTGTGTGACCCAAGTAAGTTTCAACAATAGATGATCTGATCCTCACATCATTGTTGACGATCTTTCCATCCATTCCTCCAGTTGTTAGAATGTGATTGTTCCATGCCAATGATCCTACTCTTGACTCGTGACCACCTCTCAGTGTTCTCACTTGACGATTGGAAACACAATCCCAAAGCTGGACTTCACTGTTGTCAAGACCAATTGCCAGATCAAGACCATCTTGCGTCCAGTTAATACTTGTGACAGGTCCCTCCTCTTCATCAATGGTCACAAGCTTATATGTAGAACCACTAGACGCATCCCACAAGTAAACAGTGTCTCCCAAAGCAATGGCTAAGACATTAGAACTGCCCCAATCCAACAAGTTAAGGTAGAAGTCATCCGCAATTCCAGGTGCATCCAAGACTCTCTCACTATTCTGAGGAATGTATCTACGAGGCTTTACGGATATAGGTTGTTGGTGAGGAGGATCAGAGTGATTACTAGAAAGCAGAGCTTTAGGTTTGTTTCTGAAAGCGAGAATCCGAGTGCGATTCTGATTCATAGCCTCAGCCAATTGCGTCATGTAGGCTTTTCTTGATGCTGAAGTTACCTCATCGACATTACGTTTTCTTCCTTGGGTAAGAGCGTAGTTAGCAAAGTCGAAATCCATGGCCGATCTATTCGGTATGAATCTGTCGAAGTTTTCCTTGGAAAGTTTCCGACGGAGAAAGTGTTCTACAAGTGGACACGAAGCTTGTGCCTTTAAATGTGAAGAAGTGTTCATCATAACTGTGATTAGAAGAAGACTAAACGAAATATGACAAAGAGACAAATAAAACCTGCGAAGAAGGAAACGTAAAGTAGATTCAAAGCAGAGAGACAGAGAGCGAATAGCGAATAGTGAAGGAAGATTGTGgcaattttagggttttttgctttctttaattCATTACATAGAAATTGTCAATTACGTACAACGGTTAGATATTAGTAAAATGGAAATCGGATCTAATTCAGATTTccgttaaaaataaataaaagattttcatTACAGTTactgaagaaaaatgaaataaatatggAAATCGAATTTAACAAATTcaatataaaccctaatcccAATTCTCTgactttattttctctttgcaAGAAACTaaagcttctttctttcaccgtgtaaacaacaacaatggattCTTCAAtgtcgacgaagaagaaaaccaaattgtCTGTGAGAAACCAAACTTGTTTCAAGAAAtcgtctctttcttcttcttctactgcAAAAAAGACCACGAATTTGTCTATGAGAGAAGAGACCATGTTTAAGAAAGCCTTGGAGCTTTCAACTCTGTGCGACATCGAAGTCTGTGTCATATATTATGGTCGTGACGGAGAACTCATCAAGACATGGCCGGAAGATCAATCCAAGGTTCGAGACATGGCTGAGAGGTTTAGCAAACTACACGAGAGAGAGCGACGcaagaaaagaacaaacctttctctgtttctacgTAAAAAGATCCTCGACGACAATAAATTGTCGGAGAAAGTCTTAGAGATGAAGGATTCGCTAGAAAGTGGTCTACGGGTATTACAAGATAAGCTTCTGTTACTCCAACCCGAGAACCAGACCGAGCTAGGTCAGAGCCGTGCGGTTTCTTCCACAACGAATCCATTGTCTTCTCCTgaggatcatcatcatcaacaatggACAGAACCATTGGTGACTGGTGTGTCAAACACAGAGCAAGACCTATCGACGTCACCATTGAGTAACCATCAGAGCAAATATTCAGTCTTTGTCTATAACCATGACAGCGGAAGCTTCTATCAAGTCCCTGACTCGATCTGTTTCTAGTTTAGATTATGAGTTTTAATTGTCTGATTAAGAGTTTGTGTTGAATTGTATGTTTTTCCTAAGTATTATCATTATGAATGCTATTCTCAATTCAATTTTTGTCTGAGTCAATTAGTTGGCTTTGTTGGATTTAGAAGCCAATGGTGAATTTCCAGATTACAATGCCTTGTGATTTTCCGATTAAAATTCTTCCAAGCCCTAACAATGGAGATTTGTTCAAGAGATCTCCTAACTCTCCTCTATGGTTTGTTACACACACATCAATACATGCATAACTTGTGCAATAACCTTCtatctatttatatacaaCTCACTAGACTCTCAAGCTAGTGGTTAAACaatctgtttcttcttgctctgttttcacGTGCcttctctgcttctctttGCTTATTCACGAGCCTCAACGAATCCGTTTGAGCTACCACACGTGCCTCCTAGCTTATCATAGGTCTTTTGATTCATGTTTGTACAAGCTTAAGTAAAGTGTATCCGGAGGATTGACATATACAATAGACATTGAATGTTAGATATCCATAACTTATGCAGATAATGCAGATAATACAACTAATTGAGCTTGCCTCTGTGAAATCTTTGGTTTAATTTGGTGAGTGGGTTCAATCGaggaaatattttttgaaagaaaagcgATTATGCAATGAAATCGAAAACTGTAGTGCAAGACAAGAGGATATGATATGCAAATTACATGACACTTTGATATTCAGATGCTCTTGTTGCAACTTCCGACAGAAGGTGTTGTTAAAACTAGTGTTTTGTCCAATGGTTTGATTCCCATGGCTTGATTTAGACGCCAATGCATTCCCATTTTACAATGCCTTAGTGAGTTTTGTTGTTAGGTTACTAGATTCCTCTAGGGATTCATGCTTGTACCAGCTCAGATCAAGCAATGAGAGTGACCAGTCTTGTGTCATGCTGTAGTAAAATTGTGGATAAGCGTAAACTTAACTACTTAAGCATCTTGGATCTAAGTGTCATGTGAAGGGTTATTTTTAGAGGGGATTCCCCTAAGTCTTTATGTTAGACACTTGAGTACTTAAGAGTCCATCATGTTTTGATGTGTGACTTCGggtcagttttttttacttgtctCAAGTTCATgcatttagaaaataatgtatatgCCAGTGATGAAGCTATACAGTTGCTTATCTCGTTTTGCCCGGTTCTTGAAGATTTGAGCATTGCAAGAAGGCTAGATGATAATCTTGATGAGGATTTACAAGTGCACTCATTCTCAGACGACATTCACCAAACTCAGTGTAGACGACATTCAAATGGAAGCTGGTGCTCTTGTTTTTCAGCATCAAGGCAGAGTTTTTTATTGATGCCCCTATCCTAAAATATCTGAATTTCAAAGATGTTATATAACAgagaataaaattaattaaaagaaattttcacataAGTGGATGAAACAAGAATTGCCCCTCATGGTTTGTCAAAGTGAGATATGGTTTTCATCGTTTGTCTTTTCAGTTGCTTTCAGACCAAAATATCCTTAATGGGAGCAACCAAACCACAAAACACTTGATTTCGGTTTAATTTATGTGGTTcagttttgaataaaaaaaaaaaaaaaaaactgaaacaaagaaatcgaagaagaagaaaaagagaaagagacggAGAAATTCGAGAGAGAAGTAGAAAGAAGTTCAAAATTCATTATCCACTCCTTCATATTTTGACATCTCTCTATTGAACTCCAAAATTGAGGaacaaatttcttattttcagagataaacaaaatgcaaaaaaaaagctcaTAGATTCAAACACTTTAGCTTTTTAAACTAAAGATACTCTAGgtttacaagatttatttataaataataatcaaaacgtaaaaaaatgagattttgagaaaactgATAAAGACGGCCGCAAAATTAGGTTTGCAGAAAAGGATACACAGGTTGAAGATGACtggaaaattacaattatacccTTCATCGAATTTTTTCTGTGTACGTATATTTAATTtacagtgtacgtacacaaaattatttattagaaCGTATATGGGACGATTTCTAATAACTCAAACTATTTTATTACGTATTCTTATATCTCAATAATCTCAatacatacataataattaaataaaaatagatggTGAAATAATGTACGTacatttttgttggtaaattAATGTATGTACATGTGTAATAATATACGTACATCTTTGTTTGTACattaaattattaagaaaaatttattgataCAATATTAAACCAATATTGGCAGTGGCTGAGAtaagacattgtttgttgtatgATTTTTCTGTTCTTAAAAATACTTCCCAATCtatagtgtacgtacattggTACAAACCATGTTGACACATACTTCTTGGAGTCACAACTGATGTACGGTCACCCGAGTGAGAAATGTTATCTCCGTCAGGTACACGCTGACTTGTGTACGTACACTCTGCCAACAGACGACTGAATTCCCCTGGTGTGAGAATGACGTTCTCCTCAACATTCCCTATTCCATATTCTTCTACAATTACATCGTTCCACTTGTTGTAATCATAATCTTCGCCACTACTTTCACTACCATCAATAGTAGGATCGAGGGTACTTCCCCCCATAGATCCATCGTCACCCTGATAATCATCATACCCATCACCATCTTCGTTATCCCCATCCTTTTCATCCTCATCTGTTTTATCGTCTTCAACGTCGTCTTGCTCATATACGGcctcattattttcatcaacatttgaAACACGGTCACTTTCAGCATCGTCACCATGAGTCCTAGAGACATTATTCTTGAGTGTCTTGACGGTTGTAATAAAAGAGACAAACAAGTTGAGAGAAGGATACCTACCACGAATCATAAAGAACGTATTCAACCCCACTTGACTGTCAATGTAGACAGGAGGGCGTTTAGTATCTATCATCACTAACATCTCTCCCGGCATCCAGTAACTAATTATGGGATTGATCTCTGTGGACTTCAAACTGAAAGCCTCGCTTAGTGTACGTACAAATTCCGTGTACGTCATGTTTTCCTTAACACGTACACAGCGACCAAACATGTCTTCCTTTAGTTTAAatttccattcttcttctttgcatctCCACTCACCGATCATAATTAATACGGGAATATCCATTACCCAACAACATCATAAATTCAGGAGAAACCCAGTAAATGCAACTGAAAACATGATtatatctacaaaaacaaatagaatttCGATATACACACTTATAAACATAAGTATTTACacatttatcattttcaaccaacaaaattgaaaataaaatatttcaggGTTTTTCtatagaaaacaaagttgatttCGAACACAATGAAGATCATAGTgtgttataacaaaaaaattctttaaaacttcATTACTTACACGATAATGCTTATCTTGGCTCCAAACTTCGTAAATAAACAAGATCAACACTTCTTGAGCATCAATGTTTGTTCGCAATTAATGTTTGTTCCTGGGTTCATCTTTAACTCAacaattattatcaataattttataatattataacatgtaataatgattttgtattaattataaCAAGAGTCACGTCTAAACTTTTTGGGcattaaatgttgatgtcatttcgtttttaatggaaaaaatatCCCTTATAACCTATGTTGCATGGAAACGGAAACGGAAACGGAAACGCGGATACGAAACGTTTCGGAAACaggaaacaattttttcttaaaattaggGATTGGAAACGTTTTGGAAACGTATACacatttatacatatatatatatataaataacattatatatatatatataacattatatatatatatataacattatatatatatatatataacattaacataaaactatattaaagaaaaaatggtttaaataATACAAGtccaaaatatcaatattaaataaataaactaaaattctaaaagataaaaattaaaaggttCAAGTTCAAATAGTTAATTTAGACCAacattttcattagttttatCAAAGATAATATAAACCTCTTTTCAAATCtggtttaacaaaaaaagatcttAAAACTCAAAGTCTTCCAAAATTAGTTATAtgtattaataattttaatattttcaattttagttattaaatttttaaagtcaataaaaaaaatttgtcgTATGTCTATTTCGGAAACGTGAGTTTCTATTTTGGAAACGTAAGTTTCCATCGTGTTTTCAAACCTAGATTTTTAGGAAACGTGTTTCCGTGATGTTTTTCGTGTTTCCGGAGAGTTTCCGTTTCCGAAACGTTTCGGAAACGAGAAACGCACCTCAGAGCGAGTTTCCATGCAACCTAGCTTATAACTGTACAGTCGTACTCCTCAacgtgaaacaaaaataattccAATTAAACCGGAACAGTATACCTAACTAAACCTGACTAACTAAACCGTACATTCAACAGTTTCTCTGCTGTAGCAGCAAGGgcaaaatgatcaaatttcagctgaaaagacaaaacgtgAAAACCACCTTTCACTTTGTCAGtccttaaaaataaaacatgatcAAAGGGTGTGGCCTGCAAATTACCCTAAAATTAAAAGCATACAAGTTCTGTAACCAAGGTTGGCACAATGTATTCTCTTGTGTTACTTAAACTATGATGGAGATCTTTCCGTTTGCCTAGTTTTTGAGAATTTGGTTCATCTTCTGTGTTGCAGCCGAACTTAACTGGGAACTTAAACAGCATAACCAGTCTACATTGGTACTTAAAGATTCAGGTTATTGCTTCTGGCAATGCCAAAAACAACAGGTTTCATGGTCTACAATAATAACCAACATGAACATTTGTTGGTAAAAgatcaaataataattttattgaaaaaaatggtaaattaTCCACATAGGGAAGTGTGCCTTATTTTGACGTAAGCAAAATACAtgtgagaaacaaaagtacaTTACTTTAGTGAAATGAGGCGTTTTTGGTGaggtgttaaaaaaaaaatggaaaacatgATTAACGCCTATCCAAAATATGTTGTTTATGGAATTTTATAGCCGTAGCATCACACAATAGTTTTACATATTTATGCTCATTTTcataattcaaagattttattcCTTTTCTTCTATAGTAGATTTGTGAgctaaaaaattgttttcaattgacttttcataattttattacTATACTAGTAGATTTGTGACGTCATTGTTTTAAAgttgaatttttataaaatggtAATTAATCGGTTTATTTCGTATATTCCTGAAGACATTTTTtctgaagaaagaagaaaagatggaaTTTGCTTCGCCGGAACAACGTCGTCTCGAAACCATTCGATCTCACATCGATACTTCTCCGACCAACGATCAATCATCATCTCTATTCCTCAACGCCACCGCTTCTTCTGCTTCACCTTTCTTTAAAGGTAAAGCACCTGAAAATTACCTGAAAGTTAGTCTCtccataatttgaaattttctctgtttcttgagtTTTTAAGAGCTTTGGATTGTTTTCTCTAGAGGATAGCTACAGTGTTGTGCTTCCAGAAAAGCTTGATACTGGAAAATGGAATGTCTAcaggtttttaaaaaaccagTCCTTTCTTTGTTGTTACGTTTGGTTTTTTGATAAGTGTGTGTGATTAtgaatctctgtttttttttggctgtGACAGATCTAAAAGATCGCCTACGAAACTCGTTAGTAGGTTCCCGGATCATCCTGAAATCGGGACTTTACATGACAATTTTGTGTATGTTTTGATGATTACTTCTTTTGAGGTTGTTTTAAATTGATTGGCTTTAGTTTGTGACTGGCATTACGTTTTTGTGGAATCAGACATGCTGTTGAAACATATGCT includes:
- a CDS encoding DUF1995 domain protein, putative (DUF1995) (FUNCTIONS IN: molecular_function unknown; INVOLVED IN: biological_process unknown; LOCATED IN: chloroplast; EXPRESSED IN: 22 plant structures; EXPRESSED DURING: 13 growth stages; CONTAINS InterPro DOMAIN/s: Domain of unknown function DUF1995 (InterPro:IPR018962); Has 30201 Blast hits to 17322 proteins in 780 species: Archae - 12; Bacteria - 1396; Metazoa - 17338; Fungi - 3422; Plants - 5037; Viruses - 0; Other Eukaryotes - 2996 (source: NCBI BLink).) is translated as MAYSSVPSCFHGYLLHRCSFSTTQFFSGSLSCGFSASTNSRLRTCVKFEKFQGDSPLEQNTSVSSSSSVSQELPLEEAQDQLEEEEDDDDCLPNDLEGAVRQSGEAGAAFVNSGGNRAIVELLIPQLQFLDDEGAQAELWDLSRVFLETLIKETGCERVKAVFPDAGAAALLKYRWKDATFGFASLSDRKPVEKEDEIIVMVVPDYQMLEYVEKIANGLADDPPRPLIMWNPRLISEEVGVGFNVRKLRRYFLSSFTTVYSMRPLAAGAVFRCYPGKWKVFYDNKDRPGRYLLAKELIGRPDAEDLEIIYGGVEEKSEEGPSLMSQAAGIFSSINRFMKSM
- a CDS encoding DUF1995 domain protein, putative (DUF1995), which codes for MAYSSVPSCFHGYLLHRCSFSTTQFFSGSLSCGFSASTNSRLRTCVKFEKFQGDSPLEQNTSVSSSSSVSQELPLEEAQDQLEEEEDDDDCLPNDLEGAVRQSGEAGAAFVNSGGNRAIVELLIPQLQFLDDEGAQAELWDLSRVFLETLIKETGCERVKAVFPDAGAAALLKYRWKDATFGFASLSDRKPVEKEDEIIVMVVPDYQMLEYVEKIANGLADDPPRPLIMWNPRLISEEVGVGFNVRKLRRYFLSSFTTVYSMRPLAAGAVFRCYPGKWKVFYDNKDRPGRYLLAKELIGRPDAEDLEIIYGGVEEKSEEGPSLMSQAAGIFSSINRIWI
- the CDC20.5 gene encoding cell division cycle 20.2, cofactor of APC complex-like protein (Transducin/WD40 repeat-like superfamily protein; CONTAINS InterPro DOMAIN/s: WD40 repeat 2 (InterPro:IPR019782), WD40 repeat-like-containing domain (InterPro:IPR011046), WD40 repeat, conserved site (InterPro:IPR019775), WD40-repeat-containing domain (InterPro:IPR017986), WD40/YVTN repeat-like-containing domain (InterPro:IPR015943), WD40 repeat (InterPro:IPR001680), WD40 repeat, subgroup (InterPro:IPR019781); BEST Arabidopsis thaliana protein match is: Transducin family protein / WD-40 repeat family protein (TAIR:AT5G27080.1); Has 1807 Blast hits to 1807 proteins in 277 species: Archae - 0; Bacteria - 0; Metazoa - 736; Fungi - 347; Plants - 385; Viruses - 0; Other Eukaryotes - 339 (source: NCBI BLink).) → MMNTSSHLKAQASCPLVEHFLRRKLSKENFDRFIPNRSAMDFDFANYALTQGRKRNVDEVTSASRKAYMTQLAEAMNQNRTRILAFRNKPKALLSSNHSDPPHQQPISVKPRRYIPQNSERVLDAPGIADDFYLNLLDWGSSNVLAIALGDTVYLWDASSGSTYKLVTIDEEEGPVTSINWTQDGLDLAIGLDNSEVQLWDCVSNRQVRTLRGGHESRVGSLAWNNHILTTGGMDGKIVNNDVRIRSSIVETYLGHTEEVCGLKWSESGKKLASGGNDNVVHIWDHRSVASSNPTRQWLHRFEEHTAAVRALAWCPFQASLLATGGGVGDGKIKFWNTHTGACLNSVETGSQVCSLLWSKSERELLSSHGFTQNQLTLWKYPSMVKMAELNGHTSRVLFMAQSPDGCTVASAAGDETLRLWNVFGEPPKTTKKAASKKYTDPFAHVNHIR
- the AGL89 gene encoding AGAMOUS-like 89 (AGAMOUS-like 89 (AGL89); FUNCTIONS IN: sequence-specific DNA binding transcription factor activity; INVOLVED IN: regulation of transcription, DNA-dependent; LOCATED IN: nucleus; EXPRESSED IN: female gametophyte; CONTAINS InterPro DOMAIN/s: Transcription factor, MADS-box (InterPro:IPR002100); BEST Arabidopsis thaliana protein match is: MADS-box transcription factor family protein (TAIR:AT5G27944.1); Has 1807 Blast hits to 1807 proteins in 277 species: Archae - 0; Bacteria - 0; Metazoa - 736; Fungi - 347; Plants - 385; Viruses - 0; Other Eukaryotes - 339 (source: NCBI BLink).), with product MDSSMSTKKKTKLSVRNQTCFKKSSLSSSSTAKKTTNLSMREETMFKKALELSTLCDIEVCVIYYGRDGELIKTWPEDQSKVRDMAERFSKLHERERRKKRTNLSLFLRKKILDDNKLSEKVLEMKDSLESGLRVLQDKLLLLQPENQTELGQSRAVSSTTNPLSSPEDHHHQQWTEPLVTGVSNTEQDLSTSPLSNHQSKYSVFVYNHDSGSFYQVPDSICF